Proteins from a genomic interval of Trifolium pratense cultivar HEN17-A07 linkage group LG6, ARS_RC_1.1, whole genome shotgun sequence:
- the LOC123893217 gene encoding cationic peroxidase 1-like yields MILPITKVHFFLLFCFLGTISAQLSLNFYINLCPLVLPTIKTEIIAAVANEPRMGASLLRLHFHDCFVQGCDASVLLDDTSSFTGEKSAGANANSLRGFDVIDRIKSKVERLCPNTVSCADILAVAARDSVVALGGPSWGVPLGRRDSTTASLSSANSDLPGPSSDVSDLANAFSKKGFSVREVVALSGSHTIGQASCRFFRNRIYNENNIDSSFATSLQSNCPRSGGDLNLSPLDTTTPNTFDNVYYKNLQNQKGLFHSDQVLFDDGSTKAQVNSYVTNPLSFRADFANAMVKMGNLSPLTGSNGQIRKICGRIN; encoded by the exons ATGATTCTTCCAATCACCAAAGTTCATTTTTTCTTACTCTTTTGCTTTCTTGGCACAATTTCAGCTCAATTATCCCTTAACTTTTATATCAACTTATGTCCTCTTGTGCTTCCAACCATTAAAACAGAAATAATTGCTGCTGTGGCCAATGAGCCTCGCATGGGGGCTTCTTTGCTTCGTCTTCATTTCCATGATTGTTTTGTTCAA GGATGTGATGCATCAGTACTATTGGACGATACATCAAGTTTCACAGGTGAAAAATCAGCAGGTGCAAATGCTAATTCGCTGAGAGGCTTTGATGTAATAGACAGAATAAAGTCTAAAGTAGAAAGGTTATGCCCCAATACCGTCTCTTGTGCTGATATTCTTGCTGTAGCAGCAAGAGACTCAGTTGTTGCC CTTGGTGGACCTAGTTGGGGTGTTCCATTGGGCAGAAGAGATTCAACAACAGCAAGTTTAAGTTCAGCTAACTCAGATTTGCCAGGTCCCTCTTCTGATGTAAGTGACCTTGCTAATGCTTTCTCCAAAAAAGGTTTTTCAGTTAGAGAGGTGGTTGCTCTTTCAG gaTCACACACAATTGGTCAAGCTAGCTGTAGATTCTTCAGAAACAGGATTTACAACGAGAACAACATAGATTCATCTTTTGCAACATCATTACAATCAAATTGTCCAAGATCAGGTGGTGATTTAAATTTGTCACCACTTGACACAACCACTCCAAACACATTTGACAATGTTTATTACAAGAACTTGCAAAATCAAAAGGGTCTCTTTCACTCTGATCAAGTGCTTTTTGATGATGGATCCACAAAGGCACAAGTTAATTCTTATGTTACCAACCCTTTAAGTTTTCGAGCTGATTTTGCTAATGCAATGGTTAAAATGGGGAATCTTAGTCCACTTACTGGGTCTAATGGTCAGATTAGAAAAATCTGTGGGAGAATCAACTAA
- the LOC123889373 gene encoding stress response protein NST1-like yields the protein MCILCVIQKCSRRVATMLPWLVIPLIGLWALSQLLPPAFRFEITSPRLACVFVLLVTLFWYEILMPQLSAWRVRRNARLRERKRFEAIEMQKLRKTATRRCRNCLNPYRDQNPGGSRFMCSYCGHLSKRPVLDLPGLQELQISNTGIVKDFVGKSGKILNGKVWSENGWMCSQDWLENGNWAGGSVLGNPINWKMYGNCSVFGGDEHCLTSRSYSGILVFVCRLLASFFLTIRWLWRKIFRIRSREENGENLMAKRDENGENPNESRVERARRKAEEKRQARLERELLEEEERKQREEVAKLVEERRRLRDETMEAEKDKSKLSHTSKEKDRRKEAEKKRQERRKEKDKGSSKSNSDVEEIEKSATKESERKRDFDKKSETDRREHQKSGLESGKGHSTDTAHSKNFVANSYNRGSTGTRYLDRMRGTILSSSKALGFGKGANIPATVVKESKSNNSVDHVHTASSRRDIFPPERPAAKSNLNGDAKNINHSVLPEPQPRAVPKMSWQQLFTRSSSVPKSSNSNVICRPNSKSQVEAKSPQLSGQAPIAQSFNNPIQFGLPSPFNISTHLNGSTSSSSSLGFSPAIEPVLSPVVNTSHEFRYEEQELFEDPCYDPNPLSLLGPVSESLDNFQLDFGSGFMKDTEVIKPRSLRNTSGTDVNKPSPIESPLTREKNNSSNRFTSTPQPQDIHPFPLDDAAAIEKGTWQMWSSSPLGPEALGFVAGPESWLLSSQRNLPTIGTFIPPACQKTAATVFNKDDNIISSSYSAQNVFLPNGNSGRTISPVAVSTGYDPWLQKGLFPPISSGLKTHETAQNEMIYGSPSGSSSSNVLECSPANGWSKNEWFVHGSGQSIGNSSASILHNGSPKYPSSDVHSFWSSD from the exons ATGTGTATACTGTGTGTGATTCAGAAGTGTTCTCGCCGGGTTGCTACAATGCTACCTTGGTTGGTTATTCCTTTGATTGGTTTGTGGGCACTTTCTCAGCTTCTGCCACCTGCTTTTAGGTTCGAGATTACTTCGCCTAGACTGGCTTGTGTTTTTGTGTTGTTGGTTACTCTGTTTTGGTATGAGATTTTGATGCCTCAGTTGTCGGCTTGGAGGGTGAGGAGGAATGCTAGGCTTAGGGAGAGGAAGAGGTTTGAAGCTATAGAAATGCAGAAACTGAGGAAGACAGCTACTAGGAGGTGCCGTAACTGCTTGAATCCTTATAGGGATCAGAACCCTGGTGGGAGTCGGTTTATGTGCTCCTATTGTGGCCATCTTTCTAAGAGACCAGTTTTGGACTTGCCTGGGTTGCAAGAGTTGCAGATTTCAAATACTGGTATAGTTAAGGATTTTGTTGGAAAAAGTGGTAAGATATTGAATGGCAAGGTTTGGTCTGAAAATGGGTGGATGTGCAGTCAGGACTGGTTGGAGAATGGAAATTGGGCTGGTGGTTCTGTTTTAGGTAATCCTATCAACTGGAAGATGTATGGGAATTGCAGTGTTTTTGGGGGAGATGAGCATTGTTTGACATCTAGGTCATATTCTGGAATTCTGGTTTTTGTTTGCAGGCTTTTGGCATCTTTTTTCTTGACCATTAGGTGGCTTTGGAGAAAGATATTTAGAATTCGTTCAAGGGAAGAGAATGGGGAAAACCTCATGGCAAAAAGGGATGAGAATGGGGAAAACCCGAATGAAAGTAGAGTGGAAAGAGCACGCAGGAAAGCCGAGGAGAAAAGACAGGCTAGGCTAGAGAGAGAACTTTTGGAGGAGGAAGAGAGAAAACAGAGGGAAGAGGTTGCAAAGTTAGTGGAGGAGCGTAGGAGGCTGAGAGATGAGACAATGGAAGCTGAAAAAGATAAGAGCAAATTATCACATACCAGTAAGGAGAAAGACCGAAGGAAGGAAGCTGAAAAGAAGCGCCaggaaagaagaaaagagaaagataAAGGGTCTAGTAAGAGCAATTCTGATGTAGAAGAGATTGAAAAAAGTGCTACCAAAGAAAGTGAGCGAAAGCGGGACTTTGACAAAAAGAGTGAAACTGATCGTAGAGAGCATCAGAAATCTGGATTAGAGAGTGGCAAAGGACATAGTACAGATACTGCACATAGTAAAAATTTTGTTGCAAACAGTTATAACCGAGGAAGTACTGGGACAAGGTACCTTGATCGCATGCGTGGTACAATTTTGTCTTCTTCAAAAGCACTTGGTTTTGGAAAGGGTGCTAATATTCCTGCTACTGTGGTGAAAGAAAGCAAGTCTAACAATTCCGTAGATCATGTTCATACTGCTTCCAGCAGGAGAGATATATTTCCTCCTGAACGTCCAGCTGCTAAATCCAATTTGAATGGAGATGCTAAGAATATCAATCATTCT GTTCTCCCTGAACCACAGCCACGGGCTGTACCTAAAATGTCATGGCAGCAATTATTTACTCGTTCCTCATCTGTTCCTAAATCCTCAAATTCAAATGTAATATGTAGACCAAATTCCAAAAGTCAAGTTGAAGCCAAAAGCCCTCAGTTATCTGGCCAGGCACCAATTGCACAATCATTTAACAACCCAATTCAGTTTGGTCTTCCATCACCATTTAATATTTCTACTCATCTTAATGGTTCaactagtagtagtagtagtctAGGTTTCTCTCCTGCAATTGAACCTGTATTATCCCCTGTTGTAAATACATCACATGAGTTTAGGTATGAAGAGCAAGAGCTTTTTGAAGACCCCTGTTATGATCCAAATCCATTATCCTTGCTTGGACCTGTTTCTGAGTCACTTGATAATTTTCAGTTGGATTTCGGAAGTGGCTTTATGAAAGACACAGAAGTAATTAAACCTCGCTCTTTAAGAAACACATCTGGTACTGACGTCAACAAGCCATCTCCAATTGAGTCCCCATTGACCCGAGAAAAGAATAACAGTTCTAATAGATTTACTAGTACCCCCCAGCCCCAAGACATACATCCATTTCCTTTGGATGATGCAGCTGCAATTGAGAAGGGAACATGGCAGATGTGGAGTAGTTCACCTCTTGGTCCGGAAGCTTTAGGTTTTGTTGCTGGCCCAGAAAGTTGGCTTTTGTCCTCACAAAGGAACCTACCAACCATTGGTACCTTTATTCCCCCAGCATGTCAGAAGACTGCAGCTACTGTTTTTAACAAAGACGATAATATAATTTCCAGTAGCTATTCTGCGCAGAATGTTTTTCTTCCTAATGGTAACAGTGGCAGGACCATCAGCCCCGTTGCAGTTTCAACTGGTTATGATCCTTGGTTACAAAAAGGTCTCTTTCCACCTATATCTTCCGGCCTTAAAACTCATGAGACTGCTCAGAATGAAATGATATATGGGAGTCCAAGTGGATCTTCTAGCAGCAATGTGCTCGAGTGTTCTCCAGCTAACGGTTGGTCCAA AAATGAATGGTTTGTACATGGTTCTGGGCAAAGCATAGGGAATTCATCTGCGTCAATTCTCCATAATGGTAGTCCAAAGTATCCATCATCAGATGTACATTCATTTTGGTCATCTGATTAG
- the LOC123893151 gene encoding cationic peroxidase 1-like — MAKIISISKVCLILCFVGVVSAQLSNSDFYSISCPNALSTIKAVVDSAVETEARMGASLLRLQFHDCFVQGCDASVLLDDTSSFTGEKTAGPNAGSLRGFDVIDTIKSQLENLCPNVVSCADIVVVAARDSVVKLGGPSWAVQLGRRDSTDANLNSANTDLPGPDTDLSGLIAAFDNKGFTAKEMVALSGAHTIGQARCLFFRNRINNEDNIDPTFATSLQANCPTTGGDDNLSPIDTTTPNTFDNAYYQNLQNKKGLFHSDQQLFNGGSTDDDVDQYSSDPSSFATDFANAMIKMGNLDPLTRTNGQIRVNCRAIN, encoded by the exons ATGGctaaaattatttcaatttccaaagtttgtttgattttatgCTTTGTTGGTGTAGTCTCAGCCCAATTGTCAAACTCTGATTTTTACTCAATATCATGTCCTAATGCACTTTCAACCATTAAGGCAGTTGTAGATTCTGCTGTGGAAACTGAGGCTCGTATGGGAGCATCACTCCTTCGTCTTCAATTCCATGATTGTTTTGTTCAA GGATGTGATGCATCAGTATTGTTAGACGATACATCAAGTTTTACAGGTGAAAAAACAGCAGGCCCAAACGCCGGTTCCTTAAGGGGTTTTGATGTAATTGACACCATCAAGTCTCAGCTCGAAAATTTGTGTCCCAATGTTGTCTCATGCGCTGATATTGTCGTCGTAGCTGCAAGAGATTCTGTTGTCAAA cTGGGTGGACCTAGTTGGGCAGTGCAATTGGGCAGAAGGGATTCAACCGATGCAAATTTAAATTCTGCAAACACAGATTTACCTGGTCCTGATACAGATCTAAGTGGTCTTATTGCTGCTTTTGATAACAAAGGTTTCACAGCCAAAGAAATGGTTGCTCTATCAG gagcTCACACAATTGGTCAAGCAAGGTGTTTATTCTTCAGAAACAGGATTAACAATGAAGACAACATAGATCCAACCTTTGCAACATCATTGCAAGCAAATTGTCCTACCACAGGTGGTGATGACAATTTATCACCAATTGACACAACAACTCCAAATACATTTGACAATGCTTATTACCAGAACTTGCAAAATAAAAAGGGTCTCTTTCATTCTGATCAACAACTTTTCAATGGAGGATCTACAGATGATGATGTTGATCAATATAGTAGTGACCCTTCAAGTTTTGCTACTGATTTTGCTAATGCTATGATCAAAATGGGGAATCTTGATCCACTCACTCGGACCAATGGTCAGATTAGGGTTAATTGCAGGGCTATCAATTGA
- the LOC123893091 gene encoding transcription factor SCREAM2-like, with the protein MDDEQKVDDEQMDWKQKVEGLNYELGIVESSTSQMDDEQPKVSVKTLEKGFLINVLLEKNRPGMLVSILEAFENLGLDVLDARVSCEDTFQLQAVGSGDSHKDDSINEQVVKQAVLQAIKNTDDE; encoded by the exons ATGGATGATGAGCAAAAAGTGGATGATGAGCAAATGGATTGGAAGCAAAAAGTGGAAGGATTGAACTATGAGTTAGGAATTGTTGAATCATCAACTTCTCAAATGGATGATGAGCAACCTAAG gTGAGTGTGAAAACCCTAGAAAAGGGTTTCCTAATCAATGTGCTTTTAGAAAAGAATAGACCTGGTATGCTTGTGTCAATACTGGAAGCTTTTGAAAATTTGGGACTTGATGTGCTTGATGCTAGGGTTTCTTGTGAAGACACTTTCCAGCTACAAGCTGTGGGATCAGGAGAT AGTCACAAGGACGACAGTATCAACGAGCAAGTGGTGAAGCAAGCAGTGTTGCAAGCTATCAAGAACACGGACGACGAATAA